A region from the Rosa rugosa chromosome 6, drRosRugo1.1, whole genome shotgun sequence genome encodes:
- the LOC133717340 gene encoding uncharacterized protein LOC133717340, with the protein MGDLYALDFDGVLCDSCGESYASAAKAAKVRWPNLFSDVDSSLKDWMVEQIGIVRPVLQSRHENLILVRLLLEMRVPSIRESSVAEGLTVEGIVENWSELKSLVLKEWGEDKDALINVFGKVRDEWKDQDLETWTGANRLYPGVADALTSATSTIYIVTGKQSRFAEVILEKLAEVTLPLGRIFGDGSRSSRKIEVLKQLQEKPEHQGLKLHFVEDRLATLKKVIEVPELDGWNLYLGGWGYNTQKERDEAAKIPRIQILQLSDFSNKLK; encoded by the exons ATGGGGGATTTGTACGCTTTGGATTTCGATGGAGTTCTGTGCGATAGCTGCGGAGAGAGCTACGCCTCTGCTGCCAAG GCTGCTAAAGTGAGATGGCCAAACCTATTCAGTGATGTGGATTCAAGTTTGAAGGATTGGATGGTTGAACAGATCGGCATC GTGAGACCTGTGCTGCAATCTCGGCATGAGAATCTGATACTTGTGAGGCTACTTCTGGAGATGAGGGTTCCTTCTATAAGGGAGTCATCAGTTGCGGAAGGGCTCACAGTGGAGGGGATAGTGGAGAATTGGTCAGAGTTGAAGAGTCTGGTTCTGAAGGAATGGGGTGAGGATAAGGATGCTCTTATAAATGTGTTTGGAAAGGTCAGGGATGAGTGGAAGGACCAGGACCTGGAAACTTGGACTGGTGCAAATAG ATTGTATCCAGGTGTTGCTGATGCTCTTACATCGGCAACCTCAACCATTTACATTGTCACTGGGAAACAG AGCCGATTTGCCGAGGTAATACTGGAAAAACTTGCAGAAGTTACACTACCACTTGGAAGAATATTTGGAGATGGATCTCG TTCCAGCCGCAAGATAGAAGTACTGAAGCAGCTTCAAGAGAAACCAGAACATCAAGGGCTGAAGCTGCA CTTTGTGGAGGATAGACTAGCAACCCTGAAGAAAGTTATTGAAGTACCCGAATTGGATGGTTGGAATTTGTATCTGG GCGGTTGGGGGTACAATacacagaaagagagagacgaAGCTGCTAAAATTCCCAGGATTCAGATTCTTCAGCTTTCGGACTTCAGTAACAAGCTGAAGTAG
- the LOC133714378 gene encoding ATG8-interacting protein 2-like yields MADNEEGEESTGRGNGWEVVSLTASAYAAAPGPQEVELSSDDKSGTYGEQAETSRALFMSGHFVFPPNQHENLPVEPDSSEVDDEKVRKDAVDEISTDEGGRSRGKEEENLTLKGLDVSDEFAGIQFLNEKDNRLPIGGTEFGEGTALEGLNFDDKEQAVYGAAKFGFDGETVLHGSSTYGENTDIPGLTEPSEQDLDFSGDISQSPRSMKDDKFDVSDLPCGAWWKRRASSLYSQAKEANAYWSIFVAAAVMGLVILGQRWQNERWLALQQKWQFSVDQKGGRVLGPISRLKDVIVGGQRRGSFIGGSASSEL; encoded by the exons ATGGCAGATAATGAGGAGGGAGAGGAGAGTACTGGTCGTGGGAATGGATGGGAAGTTGTATCACTTACAGCGTCGGCATACGCTGCTGCTCCCGGTCCGCAAGAAGTGGAATTGAGCAGTGATGATAAGAGTGGAACTTATGGAGAGCAAGCTGAAACATCTCGTGCTTTGTTCATGTCTGGTCACTTTGTTTTTCCACCCAATCAGCACGAAAATTTACCTGTGGAGCCTGACAGCAGTGAAGTTGATGATGAAAAGGTGCGGAAGGACGCAGTAGATGAGATAAGCACTGACGAAGGGGGTAGGTCTAGGGGAAAGGAGGAAGAAAATTTGACCTTAAAAGGGTTGGATGTTTCAGATGAGTTTGCAGGAATACAGTTCTTAAATGAGAAGGATAACAGGCTACCCATTGGCGGTACAGAATTTGGAGAAGGCACGGCCTTAGAAGGATTAAATTTCGATGACAAAGAGCAGGCTGTATATGGTGCTGCGAAATTTGGTTTTGATGGTGAAACAGTTCTTCATGGTTCATCCACATATGGTGAGAACACAGATATTCCTGGACTTACAGAACCTTCAGAGCAAGATTTAGATTTTTCTGGGGACATCTCTCAATCCCCAAGGTCAATGAAAGATGATAAATTTGATGTTTCGGACCTCCCCTGTGGAGCTTGGTGGAAAAGAAGAGCTTCCTCCTTGTATTCTCAGGCAAAGGAAGCAAATGCATATTGGTCTATTTTCGTAGCAGCAGCTGTGATGGGCCTTGTGATACTTGGGCAGCGATGGCAGAACGAAAGGTGGCTGGCTCTACAACAGAAGTGGCAATTCAGTGTTGATCAG AAAGGAGGAAGGGTTTTAGGTCCAATATCTCGACTTAAAGATGTAATAGTTGGTGGCCAGCGCCGTGGATCCTTTATTGGAGGCAGCGCCTCAAGTGAACTTTAA